The Piliocolobus tephrosceles isolate RC106 unplaced genomic scaffold, ASM277652v3 unscaffolded_22446, whole genome shotgun sequence DNA window ggtgtgggacACCGCGCCTGGTCATAGAAGTCTGAGTTTCCAATGGTCTCATTGAACAAGCAATGAACTCAGCACCCAAAATGTAGGTTTTTAAccctttcccccctccctccctccctttcccattTTGgaaccccagtgtctgttgttcccatcccTGTTTGTACCCAATATTttgctcctacttataagtgacagcatatggtatttgattttctgtttctgcattaattctcttaggataatgacctccagctacatccatactgctgaaaaggacatgatttccttttttttttttttcctaatgccagcctcaattcttttcttttcttttctttttcttttttttttttttgataaggtcTTGGTCTTTCActcaagctgtagtgcagtggtgcaattccggctcactgcagcctcaacctcctgggctcaagcaatcttcccacttctcagcctcccaagtagccagggttacaggtgtgtgctgccacacctggctttttgtttgtttgtttgttttgttttttgttttttgtttttttttttgagacagactcttgctctgtcgcccaggctgaagtgcagtggcatgatcttggctgacgggttcacaccattctcctgcctcagcctcctgagtagctgggactacaggcgcctgccaccacacctggctaattttttttgtatttttagtagagatgggatttcaccatgttagccaggatggcctcaatctcctgaccttgtgatccacccgtcccagcctcccaaagtgctgggattacaggcgtgagccaccgcacctggcctaatttttgtatttttttttttttcggtagggatggggttttgtgttttgtttgtttgtttgagatggagttttgctctgtcacccaggctggagtgcaatggcatgatcttgactcactgcaacctctgcctcctgggttcaagagattctcctatctcagcctcccgagtagctggaattacagacacacgttgccatgcccagctaattttttgttattttagtagaggcgaggtttcaccgtgttgcccaggctgatctcaaactctgagctcaggcaatccacctacctcggcctcccaaagtgctaggattacaggcgtgagccaccacacccagcctggggtgggggtcttgctatgttgcccaggctggtctgaactcctgagtttaagctatcctcccacctcggcctcccaaagtgctgggattacaagtgtgagccaccacacccagccagcctcAATTCTTAGTCCTTCCTCAATGTCATTCCTAATTCCAAACTCTACCCCAATCCTAATGCCAACAAACTTCTCCATCCAAATGACTACAATCCTATAACCATCCGTAGAGTGGATAGCCCCAACAGGTCATCACAGCATCCATCCTAAATCCACCCTCCATGCCTCAACTCAACCCAAACCCAAAGGCAACAGAAATTCTAGATCCACCCCCTCACCCAACCCTAGACCCGATATCCACCCTACCTCTaattccaggatttttttttttgagatagagtcttgagtagctgggattacaggcacccgctaccacgcctggctaatttttgtatttttagtaaagatggggtttcgccatgttggccaggctggtttcgaactcctgacctcaggcgatccaaccacctcggccttccaaagtgttgggattactggcatgagccactgcgcccggcactCTAATTCCATTCTTAACCCTACACTCTTCGCAATGCCCATCCCCATCCAAGCTCTATCCTGATCTTAATGCCTGATCCTAGAGAGTCATAACTCACCCAACCTAGACCAGGAAGCCATCCTCAAAGCCAACTCCAAGTTCAATGTCACCACCACCCCCTTCCATCTGGACCTGACTCCACTGCAGTCTCCCTCTGGGGCCTGcaagcccaccttggccttgatGCAGGTGTCCAGGGCCGAGTTTCTGATGGCCAGCTCCATCCTGAGCTGTTCCGCctccctcttcttctcttccAGCTCCTTGGCCAGGTTGTCTCGTTCCTTCCGCAGCACCGCCTTTTCCTCCAGCGCCAGCTGAGTCTGCCGGGAGCATTCGGCTTGGAGCTTGGCCTCCCGGGCCTGAGCCTCCTTCTCCACTTTCTGTTTTGCCTCCTGACTGGCCCGCAGGCCCTGCTGGGCTTCCAGCTTCTGGCGTTGGAGGTCCGAGTTCTCGCGGGCCACGCGTTCGATACCCATCCGGAGGCTCCGGGCCAGCTCCTCCACCTTGGAGGTCATGAGGCTGGGCATGTGGTCGCAGGCTCTGCGGATGGAGGCCAATTCCGAGCCCAGGGGATGGTAGAGGTTGTAACCCAGGTTGTCCAGGGTGCGTGGGATAATGGAGTCCCTCCACAGGTTACGAAGATCCATCTCAAACTTGTCCTTGTCCAGGGGCAGGCAGAGGGCTTGAACCTTTTGCAGTTGCTCCTCAGCCAGCTGGCGCTCTTGATGCTGCAGCTCCCGGGTTTTCACACATTCAGCCAGCTGTTCCTCCACCATGCGTTTGTTCAGCAGCACGCTTTCCTTATCCTTAGTGCAAACGGTCTTCTCCTTGACTATCTCCACCTCCAGCGTCTTCACCTTCTGATTCAGCATGAGGAGCAAGGCTAAGGAAACAGGACCAGAGACCCAGGAAGATTGGGGGGTGCCGCGAGCACTGGGCGGGGAGTCCACCACCCCGGCTCCCTGAGGTCTTAGTACTCACCATCGCAGCTCTTGTTCATGTCTTTGAATTGTTCTCTGCATTGTTTCTCGCTCAAGATGATGGCAGCCATGTACTGCTGATTGTTCATGTAGATGACCTGCccggaagggaggggaagggcgCAGGACAGAGCTTAGTGTCTTGCCCCCAGGACTGCCTGGACCCAGATTGAGCACCCTGGTGGCCAGAGTGAGCTGAATTCACAAGGGCACGGTCCCTT harbors:
- the PLVAP gene encoding plasmalemma vesicle-associated protein: VIYMNNQQYMAAIILSEKQCREQFKDMNKSCDALLLMLNQKVKTLEVEIVKEKTVCTKDKESVLLNKRMVEEQLAECVKTRELQHQERQLAEEQLQKVQALCLPLDKDKFEMDLRNLWRDSIIPRTLDNLGYNLYHPLGSELASIRRACDHMPSLMTSKVEELARSLRMGIERVARENSDLQRQKLEAQQGLRASQEAKQKVEKEAQAREAKLQAECSRQTQLALEEKAVLRKERDNLAKELEEKKREAEQLRMELAIRNSALDTCIKAK